The genomic window aaaaatatttacacaataaaataagactaaaataaaattttaagggaACCAAATAGGATTAGTCTAATGATTAGCTCACTAATTCGCTTAAACAAGTGTCAGGAGTTCGAATCCCGCTTTGTGTATGCAGCAATCATGTAGTTCCGCCCCTCACTCGACTTTCGTTTTTTGCCATGGAATTTTCTTCTTAAATCGTTATTAATCAGTAACTTAGTATTTAATGCCAGATATTTTAATCACAAAAATGGTGGACCTTACTTTAATGCTAAGCATTTAgtagtttcaattttaataatgttttcggttcgaaaaagaaataaatgaggAAGGTGCAAATGAATATgtgttattttaaaatttaatcttAACCATTTATTTAGATTTAATGGTTGAATTTATATCTTCTCATTTTTTTATACAGAGATAGTTTTTCTTATTAGATACTTAGTCTATATAATATTGATGTATAGTTTTTCAAGAGTTGATTTATTATCtacttttttatataaaatttgtaGTAAGCTAGTGTGAAAATAGTGACTTATTTTTTACGggtctgctacacatacaagcttacaagcttacaagttggcccagcccaaaTACAAGTCACGCGCATCAAGAAAGATTACATGGAGCGTCACCTTCACGCGCTCAACACTCAAACGGTTACGTATGGCaaactcttccacttcttccacttctcaaaacgCTTCGAAAACAAGGAAACCCTTTCATTTTCGAGCGaaaatcaaagttcaaaataTACAAGTCATTGTTCGAAACCTCCGTCAAAACACCATCAAACTCTCCATCAAGAATCTGAAGAGAAAACAAAGCAACAATACTCAACGTAAGTTCATTAAGATTCCTGTATATTTTCCATATTACAAACTACGTTTTACTTTCCTTCTACGTCGTTGTTCTAGGGTTTACTGTTACTCTTGCTTCTTTGTTACactgttcttctacgttgttGTTCTAAGTTATCCTGTTATTCTTGTTGTTTTAGAtcttctggtaactgatttttggAGGTTTATTCCGTAGATTGGGGGTGTATACTGCTTGACCTTGTAATGTGGcttgatattgaagcatgtttgagtgatatctgactgatatatatggatactatatctgaatcatatctatgggagtatctcactgttatcaatgggtgtatctgattCTTACATATCggtgtatcttactgttatcaatgggtgtatcttactCATATATGAGTGTATCTTACTGTTattaatgggtgtatctgactcatatatatgggtgtatcttactgatatctttgggtgtatttttcgtttcagagaaaatggcagcaagaaaccaaacaaaagaccttaagtgtgccacACATCTCCTAAGTGATAAGTTCAGAAACATGAGTGAGGAGAAGAAGGCGATTGTGAGGGATCTTGGATTCGGTGGGttgatgcacatcccaccactGAGGGTGGATCACCAACTGTTAAGGGAGCTGGCAAACAACTTCAAACTTGGGGAGAACAGACTGAAAACAGGATATGGTTCTTTCCAAATAACACCAAAAACAATAGGTCATGCGCTAGGCATCAATGCAACAGGTAACTGGCTtaaaattataggtgtatattaagttgatgcttgggtgtatttgaaccgacttggatactttgttgttttcctttttgtaggagatctatttcctgagaaagttgagtataagaaactttctgatgatgacaaaataatttttagaagattccagggtaagaccctcaaaagtcttactGATGAAATGATGGAAATCGGCGTTGGCAACGAAGAGGAACGCCTGATGTTCAAGAGGATattcatcctctatatacagatggcgttccttttgCCAACGACGATAAACAAAATATCGGCTGTGCACTTGGCCCCAATTTTTAAGATGGACGGCATATCAGAGAGAAACTGGGGGGGGCATGTTTTGACCTTCATGGTCAAGGGCATCACAGGctacaaggagaaaaagaagaaagcaattgatggctgcctcttcGCCCTGGTGataatttactttcatctttcaaaaaacaaaggcaagaagagggctgaaagacTACCAAAGtcctggattgccaactggactaAGGAGGAGTTGGTGGAAAGAATGACTGTAGAAAGAGAGGAAATTTTGGTAAGTAAACATAATATGTTgcttgtattttatttacctgaatgctgctagCTAAAATATCTAATGTTTCATGGGATTGTGAAGATGGCAGAGACAAGAGcaagagaaaaagtgaaaaaaaaagaaaaaaaaagaaataaaacaagaaataaaaaaaacaaaaaaaggaaggCGAGTTCAACATCGTCTTCGGAGACAAAAGCAACTACTGACAGTGACACTTCTAtctctgagtctgagactcaagaagactcagaggattcaggAAGAAAACACTGcagcaaaaaggggaaaaagtaagtaccatacttgggtgtaatttctttttcgagttaggtgtattttgttgatcacgTTGGGTGTATGTAGTTTATTAAGCTGGGTGTGTTTCGTTTACtgcgttgggtgtatattgtatattcagttgggtgtatcttgtgcattcatttgcgtgtattttttagtatgttctaaatgatgattgtttgccttccagaatggactccagaaaaagaaagaagagtcaaaaggagtcagattctgattcagaatctgaatctgaatcaagtgatattaacatcttcttttatgaatgtagtgagaGATATGAAATATCAAGTGACGAACTGGATGAATGGCTAAGGCAAAACGTTGATAAATCTGCTGCAGAGGGGTATGTCTTGCTGGACTGTCTATTTCATATTTTGGTGTGTTTTGtatgctaataattgtttcttgtttcgcagggagaaccaagctgacctgcgatcgacagaaggtcgctatgtgtcctctgaaacgtaagaagctttatttaataaaatcttgttatgatgatttgggtgtattttgtggaaccatttCGGTGTATTGTGttgatcaagttgggtgtatgttgtttattaagttgggatatttcgtttgttgtgttgggtgtatattgtccattcgattggttgtatcttgtgcattcatttgagtgtattttatacctgtatcttattttgtctgaataacatgaaATCTGTTTTAGAATACTGGTtgtgaacttgggaagtgatgatccttcctctcaaggacgcacagaacagagtagtgtaaaccagccgtcacagagcatgtaatttctctttcaaataaccgttacttttgttcttctattacccttctacttctaattatgtatatatttttttagaaaaaaaagccctttattattttattcaagaaaaaaaaggcaggaaaaaaaaagcaaaaactgcaagtatgtaagttctcaaaaaacaaagcatgtcttctttttgaattgttcgggtgtattttttgaccttctttgggtgtattttaggttgagtccgTCTGATTTGAATATGATGGTTGTGAGAGAACAGACACCGTCGGAagcgcttgcaatgtgagttttccaataatatttcaaccttataaccttattattttcaaaggcgttgttaacctttcatttttcttcttgtttagagtcccGATTCAGGTTTTTGCGCCGGCATCCCAAACAACCACTGAGACAGATTTTGAACCAACCCCTATGCTACAGATTGAAGGGACTACAgaaacgtaagaaatagtattaggtgtatatttgtttagagtttgggtgtatatttgctaacagtttgggtgtatattgttcctgattagttttttttacgccatgattaattttttgtaactgtgcagcactcctgaaacccccaaacaacttcaagagaccacacccacgcttcccccagctccaactaaaatgtaagttcatcagactaaaatcaatctttgcgtatcatccgtatattcttattcttattcttatacatGATGACGCAGTCATCCAGCCGCAGAAGACGCTGCTGCCCTGTTGATGATGGCACGAACAGCAAcctatgttcctaaaacagatccaggggtgccatcattcagccttggattgactgattcaagccaggAGGGGGCATCAACGCAGGAGACAGAAAGGGCAAAATCTCCAGAAGCTGCAAATTTGATAGAACAATTAGACGATTTGGTCcaaaaaatagcaagcagtgcGGCGAAGGGAAAAATAAAAGTCCACAAATTCAAAGGGAGATTGGGGGGGAAAGTTCTGCaaagtttgaaactcctgggGGAATAAATCAGATTACGGATGATATGAAACAAAAGTGCTACATCTGGGGGACGAGACTGAAGGAAGACGCAGATGGCAATACTAACGAGTATGAGGAGATGTGCACTCTCATTGCCCAACATGAATACATTTTGATGAGAATGCACCTTGCATCCCTCTAGGCAAAAAGTGATATAGAATCtcaggtaatattagaataacattaatgtttttGCACCAAAGTCAACTGCAATGTTTATTaatgtaaaattgatttcggcatatatttttagattgtatctgccatctgcctcatcctcaaccagaaaaatgaaaagaggtttcaagaacaaatatactaTCTCCCCCcgatattgtggtaagtgttacttctacgaactttgggtgtattttctgtattaaATTTGTTGTATTTTTTACGTTCGATTGGGTGTAAGTTGTGTATTTTCAGTATTTCATTTTTTGTTTCGCAATTCTTGCAGAGCATGGCACTTTCGGATCACCCAGAGGGGGAATTCATATCATCGAAAACGAATAAGGAattcagggtggaagactacccgagttttattcccttcatagatagaaaaaaattaacttcgcatccatatgtaagttttcgtttgctaaatttgttagtacgcttatttacttatatgccaaataaaataacgcactgttgaaatgtggcaatccttcagatttttgcacctgtttgcCACTCGGGACATTGGTGGTTATGGCTGATAAATACAACGAAGCGGAAATGTCatatacttgacccgctacacaaaAAAGCTCCAAGCGAAGAGAGAAAGCAAattaataaattcactgtaagttACCTCTGTCTTCTTTACTATAATAGATAGGTCTATTTCGttagttgtgttgggtgtatgttgtccattcagttgggtgtatcttgtgcatttATTCGActgtattactgatttgttttggtATTTAAGGGATATGTATTTTCAAGATTGAGAGCATATGCCGGCGGGGAACCTCTGCAGAAAGACGAGAAGGAGAAGGAAATTAAAGCATCATATGTTAAAATATCAGGCCAAAAAacaaggtataaatttgtgactctgaacattaaactttcctaaatgagatttgtaatctattttcttcattttcagctatgactgcgcTATCTACGTTATGAAGTAGCTTGAGTTAATTGAGCCGGAAAACATTAAAAAGGGGAAGTATAACTGGGATAATTGGAAACAGGTAACTGTCTTTAGaactatataactctgtattactttactgaattaatattgctgtttaaacagaatatactttttaattgtaggaggaggtggaccactatagagtggaGTATGCTTCCCGGATACTATTCAGTGAGATGAATAAACAGAGAGATCGGGCAATTAGAGAGAGTAGTGCTATAAGGCTGTCGAAGCCATCCTCTGTATTATTGAGTCCGTTTTGTCAGATAAATTCTGCTGATATAGAAACTGCGTAATCCAACTGCTGGgtagtttgtaaattgaacaaatgaTGTAAATATTTGCCATTTATCAACAACTTCTATTCCATGTATATTTTTTTCAATAGTTAAACTATCTATGctgttaaactgtctgtgctgtattcaaaacctgtattacaggtggtaaaatatgaaggaaaaaatcAAGGCATATATAAACGCAAATTATGAACTGTTACACCCAACGCAagtctaataatacacccaagattgcatcaaatatacacccaaactgtatgtgctgtattcaaaatgtatgaattacatgtactaaaatatgaagaaaaacatcaaatcaaatatacacccataacctgcgaATTTTTTGAACTTTTGTTCTATATGAATTTATATATGTGTCTATATGTAAATTGTGAAttaacaaaaatacacccaaaagaacggtgcttttacacccatattctataaaactatacacccaaagagttatccccccactgctggtaccctgaactgataattcataacgtgtccttgatattggctggaatttgaatgcaccgctgatgcagcatcaaataagtttatctgaatataacactcacacattagctaaactattaacgagaaaaataaactcaatggccacaaatttaaagaacattacttttacctcgcttaaaactttcgtcttcttcttctttgtggcatttgcgaTCTGTTTCTCcagctttgaacctagcctattttttggacgtcctcttgttcgaatccttggcgggctttgaagctcgttaacggattccaagttggcgtcttcgtgggataaagaagatgtccccttccttttggcttttaatgattccatctcgggcatgacgttatcgtacgcacggtgcagaattgcagtcagctcaTCCGATTCGGaggcaaattcgcaaatattttgcgaacgaaaaaccaattggtcgaacctcttgcttcttggctctaTTAGTGGCtggtcgtggctgctcttgatgtgtgtgtgtcgcctctttaccttcttgctctatcgttccagtatatatctaggggacacttggcttacttgttcgaagcttaacacgcttagtgcgtgacggcacagtatccctctcgactcgaataataagcattggcattttacctcggctgcaactgagtcgtaagtaaccacgaacttgttgaatattgagctggaaacttgttctccgacttcgtatactgaatagcctagagcggaattcgttaatctggtgatgcaattcgcctttcctctgaattgcgcttggacttccctaaactttgcatgagtgtacgcatcttgaaactgagcttcaatggaggattttgttgcacacggtatgaccgtatgaaaatctaCAGCAtttgattctctctctgcttgctccctgcttccgaggcaattatcgtattgtttgacgaactgaataagcgagctgttccgggtgatatacttgttaaaaa from Arachis ipaensis cultivar K30076 chromosome B09, Araip1.1, whole genome shotgun sequence includes these protein-coding regions:
- the LOC107617172 gene encoding uncharacterized protein LOC107617172, with translation MLSPSDLNMMVVREQTPSEALAIVPIQVFAPASQTTTETDFEPTPMLQIEGTTETTPETPKQLQETTPTLPPAPTKIHPAAEDAAALLMMARTATYVPKTDPGVPSFSLGLTDSSQEGASTQETERAKSPEAANLIEQLDDLSMALSDHPEGEFISSKTNKEFRIFAPVCHSGHWWLWLINTTKRKCHILDPLHKKAPSEERKQINKFTGYVFSRLRAYAGGEPLQKDEKEKEIKASYVKISGQKTRRRWTTIEWSMLPGYYSVR